The proteins below come from a single Yamadazyma tenuis chromosome 5, complete sequence genomic window:
- a CDS encoding uncharacterized protein (COG:A; EggNog:ENOG503NTVJ), translated as MQFRERSEERKDDIKRSDIPSAISQEILESVVVSGADLRSVSKSTGKNTTKEHLQIWEENTNTARSTITEISTVSTSVSSSNDTRTSRNTNDTGITTGKLETPFDFNKENEPSSVRGKPSACVFVASLCSTKSDDVLGAAVSNHFSKYGQVTNIKVLRDVRNRPYAFVQYRTDEDCHRAIANGHNSLLHGRKLRCEAAKVNRTLFIDLSTPRSQSEVRKVIKGLGETEQMLAADKHGVPLQFETFSQFWFIKFVYRDDAIRAFASLSCERYYHIEWAQNIEEKAFGKRDRPGKTPVPLMGFDKYSVFVSHLGNDVAAADLRERFSRHGSITNVQFISRQSKLNGSSFAFITYEEEVGAARAVEIENHSMLKDKNIHVQYKEIHHKHNNSHNKNPLGVQLAPPPINMLKRVKPFHTQGGPKNFNMYKEPKGDSVTRGVENSHYYYVYNNEAPRFFPSTGPNHVLNKNQNLNPDLDTDTSSSSTSSRTSESIRNNTDPALYSYYYYPY; from the coding sequence ATGCAGTTTAGAGAACGCTCCGAAGAGAGAAAGGATGATATTAAAAGGCTGGATATCCCCTCAGCGATATCCCAGGAAATTTTggagtcggtggtggttctgGGTGCAGATTTACGGTCTGTATCCAAATCCACCGGGAAAAACACCACTAAAGAACACCTCCAGATTTGGGAAGAAAACACCAATACCGCCAGATCCACTATCACTGAAATTTCCACTGTATCCACTAGTGTCAGCTCCAGCAATGATACTCGTACCTCCAGAAATACCAATGATACTGGTATCACTACTGGGAAGTTGGAGACCCCATTCgatttcaacaaagaaaacGAACCTTCTTCCGTTAGAGGAAAACCCTCCGCTTGCGTTTTTGTCGCCAGCTTGTGTTCTACCAAATCAGACGATGTGTTGGGTGCAGCTGTATCCAACCATTTTCTGAAGTATGGCCAAGTGACAAATATCAAGGTGTTGAGAGATGTACGCAATCGCCCATATGCGTTTGTTCAGTATCGGACTGATGAAGATTGCCACCGGGCGATCGCAAATGGTCATAACAGCCTTTTGCACGGACGTAAATTACGCTGTGAAGCTGCTAAAGTGAACCGAACTcttttcattgatcttCTGACTCCAAGAAGTCAGTCTGAGGTCCGGAAAGTTATCAAGGGATTGGGTGAAACAGAACAGATGTTGGCAGCCGATAAGCATGGTGTACCTTTACAATTTGAAACGTTTTCACAGTTTTGGTTCATCAAATTTGTGTACCGAGATGATGCCATCAGAGCATTCGCCAGTTTGTCTTGTGAGCGGTACTACCACATCGAATGGGCTCAAAACATCGAAGAGAAGgcttttggaaaaagagATAGACCTGGTAAGACACCAGTCCCATTAATGGGATTTGACAAGTATTCGGTTTTTGTTAGTCATTTGGGTAACGATGTGGCTGCAGCTGATTTAAGGGAACGGTTCAGTCGTCATGGCAGTATCACCAACGTGCAGTTCATTTCAAGGCAGTCCAAGCTTAATGGCAGCAGTTTTGCGTTCATCACTtacgaagaagaagttggagctGCAAGAGCAGTGGAAATTGAAAATCACTCGATGTTGAAGGACAAGAATATCCATGTGCAATACAAAGAGATTCACCACAAGCACAACAACAGCCATAATAAAAATCCACTCGGGGTTCAGTTAGCTCCACCTCCAATTAATATGTTGAAGAGGGTCAAACCTTTTCATACTCAAGGAGGacccaaaaacttcaacatgTACAAGGAACCCAAAGGTGACTCCGTAACTAGAGGCGTAGAAAACAGCCACTACTATTATGTTTACAATAACGAAGCACCCAGGTTCTTTCCCAGTACCGGCCCTAACCATGTCCTCAATAAAAACCAAAACTTGAACCCTGACTTGGATACTGAcaccagttccagttctACCTCCAGCAGAACCTCTGAGTCAATTAGAAACAACACAGATCCTGCCTTGTACAGCTACTACTATTATCCCTATTAG
- the GCN1 gene encoding translational activator of GCN4 (EggNog:ENOG503NU88; COG:J), with the protein MTSIDLLSDLWSTDDTRHLHSHQSPAVRHNIWAGSQYSQNQVSINQATPSQISPPGVSSAVALVASTTSLAALSKVNSNTSTGSSSSCSLLNSGIDYDLNYIYGPSGASTTSAPPFADPCDPFASSGQSLTAANLASINSASPFKSGVSLSPISSTPGSVEDKKPVNTQLYKTELCGSFMKNNQLQAYHRPSMIDGTKLRSSLTKVRVPYLRDLSNQLEANTLSPEDQPLLLAFCLRSYSHYQDSQSRSQVANIVRHFIALGHHQKVLGFIAPIAESDKSIALTDLLTLLTWCSLLIEQVPMKNDPKLLHVWARVLDMCLEASHNHGSRDKRIFRSIVANTKLTLSKVLTKDLIDWFISSDFDLNLVSLVVATCVDLQPTSPELHYHLATKDTEIIEQFNSLITASFPKVPNSYSLELFGAFTDEFVNATNATDLLTPFEKLIMKNSELSLGYLIPRILQNINHPPVKQAINDSKFIAKVLNGLKNTKETVRSECYNMLVRLGFSDYRALIDLAKTATVDSKVLIYKLVAHVDFDNKESLLDALVPIIKKDMNEQTLTHLIQAFVTNYFNSEFAPTYQALVNDGSKNKKPNLRSLWFTAIGNFLEANPKFNDVKKVESLDFAATISEFLASPLILVNSKGVSCIFVSIYIIKKFDLPVDLDKVFVNDKIHVISIKIFSKLTEPNDLSWGAKLLEIVGPDFHKDDYGFCWLYLLASSNAPSLSRNHCLSVVSDSQTREKIAGTLIDSTFDYLVKADTLSATDDLNLDYKHTSNVLKKLIRINNSPKLTLVANYEPFKIKNGWIGLTSLISLPIEQYITENFTSIYQLTLEILDTQPTDSPIYRSAIVTMGQLCFVVPKLIIPQLISSFKHELDFHIDDLTFKIWQNDSEFPVVNVLKNSKLELNKNSKDYETQKWEMDLRQELKKVSKEDQKLVNQQKAKEDLIKRDTQTKVNNLIKDFNIINELVDISKNFNTDIETWFPSLMTILTGLFENFDLINRVTCNLFSTTFIHLSTCIWSNFDLSFKQLVALNTIKFYTNQSVDDSVISRILFRIKFLSDQMTLDFVSMSYLYPMLIKILSIGYDVAVKSSKLVTTSEFVNEDPKEEQLLLAIEILNSHAEIFASELIPRYDILNLILKLIKLPSKSKMAKDCFMSVCSNISLNFEVPDLKILLDSLITSDVNTKLTILEVLDSEFELPMDTCNEIWITLHDNEDRIASVSQTIWSENSFTITEVTPFEILESFSNEQDSGLRLSIATSIFDSVKGFESGKLDEFLQFMFSFYDTHSKPPPPKLDEFGLVIKSSVTNIDQWEMRSTVALTLKLMTPLFNDAQIARVFKFLINEKALNDKNELVRQELQDSGIEIISYFSLDHLESLVPIFESSLETITDNNIKESIIILYGSLGKHFDSSDNRINIILDRLIVTLKTPSENVQIAISKCLASLVHLFETKFLRAYVDRLFDDLFDVSHDVSTRKGAAYGIAGVVKGLGIKALQDFDVMRLLGDAVEDKKSTIKRESVSLAYECLSFTLGKFFEPYVIEILPNLLKSLGDQSAEVRLATDRAAKIIMSNTTSFGVKKLIPLAISHLDETAWRSKKGSVELLGSMAYLDPAQLSSSLSIIIPEIVGVLNDTHKEVRKAADLSLKRFGEVIRNPEIQRVVPDLIKAIGDPTRHTDAALDKLIKTQFVHYIDGPSLALIIHVIHRGMKDRSASTKRKACQIVGNMAILVDTKDLKPYLNTLIQELEISMVDPVPATRSTAARALGSLVEKLGEEQFPDLIPKLLGNLQDEAKAGDRLGSAQALAEVICGLGLSKLDELLPVILSNAKSSKSFVRAGFMPLLLYLPVCFGSQFAPYLSKIIPPILNGLADTDEEIRDMALRSGRLIVRNYAKIAIDLLLPELENGLNDVNYRIRLSSVELTGDLLFQVTGISGKNELIDGEDLDTNNGEINKSLISILGKSHRDTVLALLFMCRSDVNGIVRNKAVEIWKALVANTPKMVKEILPALVEVIIKKLASDEEVEKTIAANTMGEMVKRVGAGNSLSQVLPNLLQLLESDDANIKEGVCIALTELIKSTSEEGLIEFQDIFIEIVYKTLMDESANVRNASAVAFDTLQTELGKKVIDEIIPNLLNKLESNDSEYALLALQDIMSTKSDVIFPILIPTLLSPPIDNFKVGALSSLASVAGNALYRKLTLIINTLMDLIIGADSEDNRDFIKKSLDKILASINDQDGVNPLMQTLLSLTKHEDYRKRAAVFERLAMFFENTNLDYSVYLVDMVQSFILSLGDKSAEVVKGTFEALSALIKAQPKESLEKLAKPAQQSLMLTGVKGEELDAFKLPKGPNCILPIFLQGLMYGNSEQREVSAMGIADIVEKTPGENLRPFSTVITGPLIRVIGEKVNSNIKASILMAINNLLLKIPQFLRPFIPQLQRTFVRLLSDPNNDELRNRSVEGLGILIKFQPRIDSLIIELISGCKNSDVEEIKLTMLKAILEIVQKAGDKLNESSKQNIMSLIEDEFANVKGKISLQYAKLLGTLSKILSVEETETIVKTKILTKDRDQLRFSLIGLNAFLKESSSKLTSLLDPITEFLVSSSDILDPFIGDNSAMAIGKLLLCEAELSQDQASRLVYQLCKLISNPDVLVDTKRISIIVLRTVGRLKYDYLENNLDLVIPVVFNQVRSMVIPVKLAAEKCYLSVLKLTETEQVFNTWFDKQPDNIEVAELGLKFIKRSIGDYTKRVAVRLAKIEVERIEQGGDEETLFSDRIEDEQEIWSIGGI; encoded by the coding sequence ATCAATTGCAAGCCTACCATAGACCATCCATGATAGACGGCACAAAACTACGTAGCTCGCTCACCAAGGTGCGCGTGCCGTATCTCCGTGACCTTAGCAACCAATTGGAGGCAAACACTCTTTCTCCTGAGGACCAGCCGCTCTTGCTCGCCTTTTGTTTAAGATCCTACAGCCATTACCAGGATAGTCAAAGTAGATCCCAAGTGGCCAATATCGTCCGACACTTCATCGCCTTgggccaccaccagaagGTCCTTGGATTCATTGCTCCCATCGCCGAGTCCGACAAGTCCATTGCTTTGACCGACTTATTGACGTTGTTGACCTGGTGTTCTCTACTTATCGAACAGGTCCCTATGAAAAATGACCCCAAATTGCTACATGTGTGGGCCAGAGTCCTCGATATGTGTTTAGAGGCATCCCACAATCACGGCTCCAGAGATAAGAGAATCTTCAGGTCCATTGTTGCCAATACAAAACTCACCTTGTCAAAAGTGTTAACCAAAGACCTCATTGACTGGTTTATCTCCAGTGACTTCGACCTTAATCTTGTGTCGCTCGTGGTGGCTACGTGTGTCGACTTGCAGCCGACGTCTCCCGAGTTGCACTACCACTTGGCTACAAAAGACACCGAGATTATCGAACAATTTAACAGCCTCATCACCGCATCGTTTCCTAAAGTTCCAAACTCTTACTCCTTGGAATTGTTTGGCGCCTTCACCGACGAATTTGTCAATGCCACCAATGCAACTGACTTATTGACGCCCTTTGAAAAGCTTATCATGAAGAACTCGGAACTTTCGTTGGGCTATTTGATTCCTAGGATTCTCCAGAACATTAACCATCCACCTGTCAAACAGGCCATAAACGATAGTAAGTTTATCGCCAAGGTCTTGAACGggttgaaaaacaccaaggAAACTGTCCGAAGTGAGTGTTACAACATGTTGGTGCGTTTGGGCTTTTCGGACTACAGAGCCTTAATTGACTTGGCCAAGACTGCCACAGTGGACTCCAAGGTCTTGATCTACAAGTTGGTTGCCCATGTAGATTTCGACAACAAGGAGCTGTTGTTGGACGCATTGGTGCCGATAATAAAAAAAGATATGAATGAACAGACGTTAACACACTTGATCCAGGCATTTGTTACCAACTACTTCAACTCTGAGTTCGCTCCCACGTACCAGGCTTTGGTCAATGATGgatccaagaacaagaaaccCAACTTGAGGAGCTTGTGGTTCACGGCCATCGGGAACTTCCTCGAGGCCAATCCCAAGTTCAACGATGTGAAGAAAGTCGAATCCTtggattttgcagccaccaTCAGCGAGTTCCTTGCTTCACCTTTGATCCTCGTCAACAGCAAAGGTGTTTCCTGCATTTTCGTCTCTATatatatcatcaagaaattcgACTTGCCGGTGGATTTGGACAAGGTATTTGTGAACGACAAGATTCACGTCATTTCCATTAAGATATTCAGTAAGTTAACTGAACCGAATGATCTTAGTTGGGGTGCTAAACTCTTGGAAATCGTGGGGCCTGACTTCCACAAAGACGACTATGGGTTCTGCTggttgtacttgttggCATCGTCCAATGCTCCACTGTTATCCAGAAACCACTGTTTATCTGTGGTCTCCGACTCACAAACCCGCGAGAAGATAGCTGGAACGTTGATCGATTCAACATTTGACTACCTTGTCAAAGCTGATACTCTTTCAGCCACCGACGACTTGAACCTAGACTATAAACACACCTCGaatgtgttgaagaagttgatcagaatcaacaactcacCCAAATTAACGTTGGTTGCAAATTACGAACCGTTCAAAATTAAAAACGGGTGGATCGGCTTGACCctgttgatttctttgcCCATAGAACAGTACATCACCGAGAATTTCACCTCAATCTACCAATTGACGTTGGAGATCTTGGATACCCAGCCCACCGACTCACCTATTTACAGAAGTGCTATTGTCACCATGGGTCAGTTGTGTTTTGTGGTGCCTAAGCTCATTATCCCCCAATTGATATCTTCCTTCAAACACGAGTTGGACTTCCACATCGACGATCTCACGTTTAAGATCTGGCAGAACGACTCGGAGTTCCCGGTGGTGAATGTattgaagaactcaaaGCTCGAGTTGAATAAGAACTCCAAGGACTACGAAACCCAGAAGTGGGAAATGGACTTGCGccaagagttgaagaaggtgtcCAAAGAAGACCAAAAGTTGGTTAACCAGCAGAAAGCCAAGGAAGACCTTATCAAGCGAGACACCCAGACCAAAgtcaacaacttgatcaaggacttcaacatcatcaacgagttggtcGATATCTcgaagaacttcaacaccgaCATTGAGACCTGGTTCCCCAGCTTGATGACCATTTTGACTGGGTTGTTTGAGAActttgacttgatcaacagaGTGACCTGCAACTTGTTTTCCACCACGTTCATACACTTATCAACGTGCATTTGGTCCAACTTTGACCTTAGTTTCAAGCAGTTGGTAGCTTTGaacaccatcaagttcTACACAAACCAACTGGTGGATGACTCGGTTATTTCCAGGATCTTGTTCAGAATCAAGTTCCTTTCGGACCAAATGACCTTAGACTTTGTTTCCATGTCCTATTTGTACCCAATGTtaatcaagatcttgagcATTGGCTACGACGTGGCTGTCAAATCCTCCAAGCTTGTGACAACGTCCGAGTTTGTGAATGAAGACCCGAAGGAAGaacaacttcttttggCCATTGAGATCCTCAACAGCCATGCGGAGATTTTTGCTAGTGAGCTCATTCCTAGGTACGACATCTTGAACCtcatcttgaagttaaTCAAATTGCCTTCCAAGCTGAAGATGGCCAAGGACTGTTTTATGTCGGTGTGTTCCAAcatttctttgaactttgaaGTACctgatttgaagatattgcTTGATAGTTTGATCACTTCTGATGTCAATACCAAACTCACCATTTTGGAAGTGCTTGATCTGGAGTTCGAGTTGCCCATGGACACCTGCAACGAGATCTGGATCACTCTTCACGATAATGAGGATCGTATTGCCAGTGTATCTCAAACCATCTGGAGTGAGAACAGCTTCACTATTACCGAAGTCACTCCTTTCGAGATCTTGGAGTCTTTCTCCAACGAACAAGACTCAGGGTTGAGATTGTCAATCGCAACCTCTATCTTTGACTCTGTGAAAGGATTCGAACTGGGAAAATTGGATGAATTCTTGCAGTTTATGTTCAGTTTCTACGATACTCACTCCAAACCACCACCCCCcaagttggatgagttTGGGTTGGTTATCAAGAGCTCAGTCACCAACATAGACCAATGGGAAATGCGATCCACTGTGGCCTTGACGTTGAAGTTAATGACTCCATTGTTCAACGATGCCCAAATCGCCCGGGTGtttaagttcttgatcaatgaaaagGCCTTGAACGACAAAAACGAATTAGTACGCCAGGAACTCCAGGACTCGGGTATAGAGATCATCAGCTACTTCAGTTTGGACCACTTGGAGAGTTTGGTGCCCATCTTTGAGAGTTCCCTTGAAACCATCACTGATAATAACATCAAAGAgtccatcatcatcttgtATGGATCCTTAGGAAAACACTTTGATTCGAGTGACAACAGaatcaacatcatcttGGACAGATTAATCGTGACTTTGAAGACCCCGAGTGAAAATGTCCAGATTGCCATTTCCAAGTGTTTGGCATCCTTGGTGCATTTGTTCGAGACAAAATTCTTGCGAGCCTACGTCGACAGACTCTTTGACGACTTGTTTGACGTATCCCATGATGTGAGCACCAGGAAAGGTGCTGCTTATGGAATTGCCGGGGTGGTGAAAGGATTGGGTATTAAAGCATTGCAAGATTTCGATGTAATGAGATTATTGGGGGATGCCGTTGAAGACAAGAAGAGCACTATCAAAAGAGAGTCTGTTTCTTTGGCTTACGAATGCTTGTCTTTCACGTTGGGTAAATTCTTTGAACCTTACGTGATTGAGATCTTGCCCAACCTCTTGAAGTCATTGGGAGATCAGTCGGCAGAAGTTAGATTGGCCACAGACAGAGCTGCTAAGATCATCATGTCAAACACAACGAGTTTTGGcgtcaagaagttgattccTTTGGCTATTTCCCACTTGGACGAGACTGCTTGGCGGTCCAAGAAAGGGTCTGTTGAACTTTTGGGTTCAATGGCCTACTTGGACCCAGCACAGttgtcttcttcgttgTCGATAATCATTCCAGAAATCGTGGGTGTCTTAAACGATACCCATAAAGAGGTCCGGAAAGCAGCAGATCTCTCTCTTAAGAGATTTGGGGAAGTCATCAGAAACCCGGAAATCCAAAGAGTTGTTCctgacttgatcaaggccATTGGTGATCCTACCAGGCATACCGATGCGGccttggacaagttgatcaaaaccCAATTTGTTCACTACATCGATGGCCCTTCATTGGCATTGATTATCCACGTCATCCACAGAGGTATGAAGGACCGGTCTGcatccaccaaaagaaagGCCTGTCAAATTGTTGGTAATATGgccattttggtggatacgaaggatttgaaaccTTACTTGAACACCTTAATACAAGAATTGGAGATTTCCATGGTGGACCCCGTTCCTGCCACCAGATCCACTGCTGCTAGAGctttgggttctttggtGGAGAAGTTGGGCGAGGAACAGTTCCCAGATTTGATTCCTAAGTTGTTAGGAAACTTGCAAGATGAAGCTAAAGCTGGGGATAGGTTGGGTTCTGCTCAAGCATTGGCTGAAGTTATTTGTGGTTTAGGATTAAGCAAGTTGGACGAGCTCTTGCCGGTGATCTTATCCAATGCAAAGTCTTCCAAGAGCTTTGTCAGAGCAGGTTTCATGCCGTTACTCTTGTACTTACCAGTATGCTTCGGTTCTCAATTTGCTCCATACTTGAGTAAAATTATTCCTCCCATCTTGAACGGTTTAGCCGACACAgacgaagaaatcagaGATATGGCCTTGAGGTCAGGAAGGTTGATTGTCAGAAACTACGCCAAGATTGCCattgacttgttgttgcCCGAATTGGAAAACGGGTTGAACGATGTCAACTACCGAATCAGATTGTCGTCGGTCGAATTGACCGGAGACTTGTTGTTCCAAGTCACTGGAATCTCTGGAAAGAACGAGTTGATCGATGGAGAGGACTTGGACACCAACAATGGTGAAATTAACAAGTCCTTAATCTCGATCTTGGGTAAGTCTCACAGAGATACAGTGTTGGCATTGTTGTTCATGTGTAGAAGTGATGTCAATGGAATTGTCAGAAACAAGGCTGTTGAGATTTGGAAGGCTCTTGTGGCCAACACTCCTAAGATGGTCAAGGAGATCTTACCTGCTCTTGTggaagtcatcatcaagaagttggcatccgatgaagaagttgaaaagacCATTGCAGCCAATACCATGGGAGAAATGGTCAAGAGAGTCGGGGCTGGCAACTCATTATCACAGGTTCTACCCAACTTGTTACAGTTATTAGAGTCTGATGATGCCAACATCAAGGAAGGTGTTTGTATTGCATTGAcggagttgatcaagtccacGTCTGAGGAAGGGTTAATTGAGTTCCAGGACATATTTATTGAAATAGTCTATAAGACTCTTATGGACGAATCTGCCAATGTCAGAAATGCCTCTGCAGTGGCATTTGATACTTTACAAACCGAGTTGGGCAAGAAGGTCATTGACGAAATCATTCCAAACTTATTGAATAAGTTGGAGTCCAACGATTCCGAATACGCTCTTTTGGCTTTACAAGATATCATGTCGACCAAGTCTGATGTGATCTTCCCAATCTTGATCCCTACGTTGTTGTCTCCTCCCATCGACAACTTTAAGGTGGGAGCCTTGAGTTCGTTGGCGTCAGTGGCTGGAAATGCGTTATACAGAAAGTTAACGTTGATCATCAACACgttgatggacttgattATTGGTGCTGATTCGGAAGACAACCgtgatttcatcaagaagtcgttggacaagatcttggctTCTATTAATGACCAAGACGGAGTCAACCCGTTGATGCAGACATTATTGTCGTTGACCAAACACGAAGATTATAGAAAAAGAGCAGCTGTTTTCGAAAGATTGGCAatgttctttgaaaacacaaacttggACTATTCTGTTTACTTGGTGGACATGGTGCAATCGTTTATCCTTTCTTTGGGTGACAAGTCTGCTGAAGTGGTCAAGGGAACGTTTGAAGCCTTGAGTGCGTTGATCAAAGCCCAACCAAAGGAGTCacttgaaaagttggcCAAGCCCGCTCAGCAATCATTGATGTTAACAGGAGTCAAAGGTGAAGAGTTGGATGCCTTCAAGTTGCCCAAGGGCCCCAACTGTATCTTACCGATTTTCTTGCAAGGGTTGATGTACGGTAACAGTGAACAAAGAGAAGTAAGTGCGATGGGTATTGCCGATATTGTGGAAAAAACTCCTGGAGAAAACTTAAGACCATTTTCCACCGTGATCACGGGTCCATTGATCAGAGTAATCGGTGAAAAGGTCAACTCGAACATTAAGGCCAGCATTTTGAtggccatcaacaacttgttgttgaagatccCACAATTCTTAAGACCTTTTATTCCACAGTTACAAAGAACATTTGTACGGCTCTTGAGTGATCCCAACAATGACGAGTTGAGAAACCGGTCGGTGGAAGGGTTGGGaatcttgatcaagttccaACCACGTATTGACTCGTTGATTATCGAGTTGATcagtggctgcaaaaatagCGATGttgaggaaatcaagttgaccatGTTAAAGGCCATTTTGGAAATCGTTCAAAAGGCCGGTGATAAGTTGAACGAGTCGAGTAAGCAGAATATCATGAgtttgattgaagatgagtttgCCAATGTCAAGGGTAAAATCAGCTTGCAGTATGCCAAACTTTTGGGAACActctccaagatcttgtcaGTGGAGGAAACCGAAACCATTGTCAAGACGAAGATTTTGACCAAGGATAGAGACCAATTGAGGTTCTCGCTTATTGGACTCAATGCGTTCTTGAAGGAGTCGAGCTCCAAGTTGACGAGTCTATTGGACCCCATCACCGAGTTCTTAGTGTCCTCGAGCGACATCCTCGACCCGTTCATTGGTGACAATTCCGCCATGGCCATCGGCAAACTCTTGTTGTGTGAAGCAGAGCTTTCACAGGACCAGGCCAGCCGGTTGGTGTACCAGTTGTGTAAGTTGATTTCGAATCCCGATGTACTTGTGGATACCAAGCGTATTTCCATCATTGTGTTGAGAACGGTTGGCAGATTGAAGTATGACTACCTTGAAAACAACTTAGACCTTGTGATCCCGGTTGTGTTCAACCAGGTGCGGTCGATGGTGATCCCAGTGAAGTTGGCTGCCGAAAAGTGTTATTTGTCGGTGTTGAAGCTCACTGAAACAGAGCAGGTTTTCAACACTTGGTTTGACAAACAACCAGATAATATCGAAGTTGCTGAGCTTGGCTTGAAGTTTATTAAAAGATCGATAGGCGACTACACAAAGAGAGTGGCAGTGAGGTTGGCGAAGATCGAGGTGGAGAGAATTGAGCAGGGAGGAGACGAAGAGACGTTGTTTAGTGACCGAATCGAGGACGAGCAGGAGATCTGGTCGATCGGGGGGATTTAG